ttataattaattatcattatcctctcttataatttattaatcttATATATCTAAGTTTATCGTAAAATTAGGTGCAAATGGCCTAtctattcaaaagaaaaaaaaaattgaaaaatcataaataaaaaaaaaatatttttagatataataatatggataaaattaattataatatattttttttttcatcttatccgGGTGCAGCGCATGGTGTGTGGGTACCAAGTAGTAGGAAATTTGAAGAGATAACAAAGGCAGAAGCAATGACAATGGCAATGGCAATGGCGAGTTCTGCTAGCTGTACGGTGTCGTTTAGGAACAGCTTCGGTCTCAACAAACCCTGTAACACTCatcttctcttccttctttctttcattcttcatctttgattctgtgtttgtgtttgtgaaatcaatgattttgattttgacttTCAGCGGATCTTGGCTTCGTGAGCTCGCAGTTGAGCGGCCTCAGAATCTGCTGCCCCAAATTCCCCACACCGCCCGTCACCGCTTCTCCCTCATTCCCCGCACCTCTCCCCATCGTAGCCAGTAAGCAATTCCCGTTACTTCTTCATTTCTCTCACTTTCACCCAATTCGTTAACCCTAACATTCATGTTGATTCCCATTAGTAATTAGGAAATCTTTAGCCAGTTGGAAATTTTCTTCcaacattgttttcttcttcttcttttaattttctgtaCCAATATACTTCCTCCACCCCCAAAATCTCTAaatcatctcattttttttcttaatatatccatatttgtatttttaatctGTAAAGGAAATTATTGCTTGAGAGAGGGCGGTtgttttagttaaatattttcggtaaaaaaatatttattttgtttataatatatgtgACTCTAGTTATTTTTAAGATAGGGGTTGTAAAGGTAATACCAATTTCTAGTATCCATTTCTGAGCTTATTTACTCTTTAAATGCTAATGATTCTACTTATGTGCTTAGCTATACACTCACCAATGGcaatttctgtttttattcttactGGGGGAGTAAATGGTGTAATGTATTCTTTTAAGTGTTGGAAAATCAGTAGCCTGGCTAAGGTGTGACTCTCTTTGGAGTTTCCGAAATTGCAACTTCAAGAGTGATGGTTTCTTTAGTCCCACATCAGCTAGTCAAATGGTTAAAAAGGGATATACAAGTAGGGTAAAAACTTCACTTTACAAACCAGTATTATGGAATTAAGTTGGATCCAAACCCAAACTATAAGATTTAGCACTTCAGTATCAGCGTGATATATTTCAAACAATTAAGGAAGTGTATGGTGCAATGTATTTCTGAGGTTATGGAGTATCAGTATAGTGTAGTGTGATTCTAAAAATTGAGATTGTTACTGTAGGGAAACAAAGGCTTGGGTATTGTGTGAATTTGGAAGAAATAATACAGAGTGTTAATGTAACATGCACTATATTAATTGCTTTGATTCTTTCCGTCAGTAAAGCTAtcatattcttttctttgttctCTGATTTCAAAAGTTTATATTACAAAcgatgaaaacatttttttatgggtttcattttttcttaatttcactattctggaattttttttatttaaaattgaaaatggaaaatatttttcaagccAAACGTCAAGAGGTCATGTATAACTAACGATTTTCTAATATCGTTACTTGTTGGTGTGAGTCATTTCACTGTCATTACTGTTGTGATTCCTGACTGCAATCTATGAAGCACTGATACTTTAATTTGCTTCACACATCCATTTCTGATACTAATACTCTCTGGGGCATTGCACTAGTACTTGTTGACAAAGTATCCAAACTTATGAAACAtcaatacttttatttgtttcaagaaCCTGATATCAATAATTTTAGATACTTCGCTGATACGTATTGGTGAAGTGCCCACACTTTGAAAACGTGTATATCTAATAAAACTATAAGAAACATAAAGTACGTGTAATGCAGAAACATGGAAACATTGTCTCTTCATAAATCAAAatggaaattgttttttttatgtattattttaaaagggtACTAAGATTGCCAGTGTTATTCCTgtataaataatagaaagtaAGTTATTATGACaatgatttataatattttatttattttggtaatgtctaataaatgtgtgttgatgaATTGGATATGTACAATTgcaatcatatatttattatattttataaatttttaaatatgcaTCTTAcacatgttatttttaaaataaaattttcgtaTGGCCACATCATGTTACTatgttaaatttgttatttttgggGTCAGATATGTGCAAGATGGGTggatgtttattttgtttttccatgTAGATTACATTTTATACATATTCGTGGAGTGCATTTTTTGGCGGGTCGCATCTTGTGATCGTTTGGCTACaagtttgaataaattttgtttttgttgattcaaaataaaaaaaaataaaaaaagaaagaaagaaaaactagttGATTGGTGATTGATTGTTCTAATGCTGTGATTCTATTGTTTCTTTCTCAGGGAGAGTTTGTCCCTTCACTGGAAAGAAATCAAACAGGGCCAACAAAGTATCATTTTCAAACCATAAGACAAAGAAACTGCAGTTTGTGAACCTTCAGTACAAAAGAATTTGGTGGGAAGCGGGGAAGCGCTTTGTGAAGCTGCGTTTATCAACGAAGGCATTGAAAACCATAGAGAAGAATGGACTTGATGCAGTTGCAAAGAAGGCTGGAATTGATCTCAGGAAGAAATAAGAGTACCTAATTATGGTTTTGTAACAGGGTGGAAGAATACATTCATGTTCATTAGATTTTTCTTCTCCGTATATTACTTTTCAGAAGCAAGTTGTATTGTTTGTAGAGAAAAACAAGATATGGAGAGCTCATAGGCAATGAATTTCACTGATGGAAATCTCTTTGATAAACCCCTCGTGCAGCTTATAATATCCATGGATACCACAGGATCATTAGTAGCTTCATAAATGTGAATTATCCTactaaattgtttttcttttatgaattttgaattgcAGGCACCGCAACCAAAAAAGCTGTTGGCAGAGTCTCTGACTTTGGCTCTTTAGTATGGTAATCCCCTTGCAATGAAGAGAATAAGGTAATTACATTTATCATCTTCTTACATGTCAAGTACATGGAgatgttatataaatatcagTATCATATTTAGAAAGTAGAAAATGCTGGTTTTAGGAGATTTAGAAATTATATACCAGTGCAGGCaagatttttttgtcaattaaaatggatttttttttttatgtgggtttTAGAATCAGTATAAATACAGGCTGTATAGAATATGTTTATTGACTTTTACAacgattattttaaaaaccataaaataaagtaaataagaaagtctattataaaaaatattaaattgaatgatgaaataaaatataaatttgcgcatataaatatatgatattgataaaataataaataaatatatttaattatatttcacgtagaaataatactaaattgaaaaataataataatgtgagTTGTTGGAAGAAATTAGTCTGCACTTTTGTAAAGCACGTCTATGCTGACTTTCAAACTCAAATGTCTAACCCAACTTACAATCTTTTCCAATGAATTAAAAATCTGAAATTTCTTTTGGAAatgtattgaaaatgaaaaacttgattAACCAATAGATGGACTTTCATTTTCATAGGTTGGGTCTGgaattgtattttcattttattttatttttaatgtatatgcatgtgttattttctttgattttttaaagagaaaaatgaaaggaGGGATGGACTTTtttgaaaag
This genomic interval from Vigna radiata var. radiata cultivar VC1973A chromosome 8, Vradiata_ver6, whole genome shotgun sequence contains the following:
- the LOC106771271 gene encoding 50S ribosomal protein L28, chloroplastic, with the translated sequence MTMAMAMASSASCTVSFRNSFGLNKPSDLGFVSSQLSGLRICCPKFPTPPVTASPSFPAPLPIVARRVCPFTGKKSNRANKVSFSNHKTKKLQFVNLQYKRIWWEAGKRFVKLRLSTKALKTIEKNGLDAVAKKAGIDLRKK